A portion of the Gossypium arboreum isolate Shixiya-1 chromosome 8, ASM2569848v2, whole genome shotgun sequence genome contains these proteins:
- the LOC108467874 gene encoding probable serine/threonine-protein kinase PBL19, whose translation MKCFSIFGKDKSKSKKRETRSAPELRNQSESSDNPALSRTTKSLPSPRSIPELYKEKEHNLRVFSLDELRDATNCFNRKSKIGEGGFGSVYKGTIKPPNGRGDPIVVAVKKLNTHGLQGHKEWLAEIQFLGVVSHPNLVKLIGYCSVDGERGIQRMLVYEYMPNRSLEDHLFNSTSTLPWKMRLEIMLGVAEGLAYLHEGLEVKVIYRDFKSSNVLLDENFRPKLSDFGLAREGPTGDRTHVSTGVYGTYGYAAPEYVETGHLTIQSDIWTFGVVLYEILTGRRTVERNRPTSEQKLLDWVKQFPPDSKRFSMIIDPRLRNNYSLNAAQKVGKLANSCLTKNAKERPAMSQVVESLKQVIQELEEASSFSVNNSAGPSSSRNGTRRRSK comes from the exons ATGAAGTGTTTTTCAATATTCGGCAAAGACAAATCAAAGAGCAAGAAAAGAGAAACAAGATCTGCTCCTGAGTTGAGGAACCAAAGTGAATCATCGGATAACCCAGCACTGAGTCGAACAACGAAATCTTTGCCATCTCCAAGGAGTATACCGGAGTTGTATAAAGAGAAAGAGCATAATTTGAGAGTTTTCTCTTTAGACGAGTTGAGGGACGCAACTAACTGTTTCAACAGGAAGTCAAAGATCGGAGAGGGTGGTTTTGGGAGTGTTTATAAGGGAACAATTAAGCCTCCCAATGGTCGAGGTGATCCTATTGTTGTTGCTGTTAAGAAGCTCAACACCCATGGTTTACAG GGTCACAAGGAATGGCTTGCGGAGATTCAATTTCTTGGTGTGGTTAGTCATCCGAACCTAGTAAAACTTATAGGGTATTGTTCGGTAGATGGCGAACGAGGGATACAGAGGATGTTGGTGTACGAATACATGCCTAATCGGAGTTTGGAAGATCATCTTTTTAATAGTACATCCACGTTGCCTTGGAAAATGAGATTAGAGATTATGCTTGGTGTAGCTGAAGGATTGGCTTATCTACATGAGGGATTGGAAGTCAAG GTGATATATCGAGATTTCAAATCTTCGAATGTGCTGTTGGATGAAAATTTTAGGCCAAAGCTCTCAGATTTTGGTCTTGCAAGGGAAGGGCCGACGGGCGACCGTACTCATGTATCAACAGGG GTGTATGGAACTTATGGCTATGCTGCCCCCGAGTACGTTGAAACCGGCCACCTCACAATCCAAAGCGATATATGGACATTCGGAGTGGTACTTTATGAGATCCTCACAGGGAGACGAACAGTGGAAAGAAACCGCCCAACATCGGAACAGAAGCTTCTAGACTGGGTGAAACAGTTCCCTCCTGACAGTAAACGATTCAGCATGATAATAGACCCTCGACTTAGAAACAATTATTCTCTCAATGCGGCTCAAAAAGTGGGGAAGTTAGCTAATAGCTGCCTAACCAAAAACGCAAAAGAAAGACCGGCGATGAGTCAAGTGGTAGAGAGCTTGAAGCAAGTGATACAAGAATTAGAAGAGGCAAGCTCCTTCTCGGTCAACAACTCTGCGGGTCCATCTTCATCTAGGAATGGCACAAGGCGAAGATCGAAATAA